One segment of Nocardioides sp. QY071 DNA contains the following:
- a CDS encoding DinB family protein, giving the protein MTTPERWTRATVHPDMWLDAADDPRESDGPGAEGERATLEDYLRSYRLTLRLKCDGLDPAQLATRSVPPSTMSLLGLVRHLAEVERDWRNWITTGEPEPGLYGEPDGDFLGAAGESSLVESAWADLGREQAATDAVLAPVEDLSTTLGRSRVVVRDLMVHRIEEYARHCGHADLLRECVDGRVGQ; this is encoded by the coding sequence GTGACCACCCCCGAGCGCTGGACCCGGGCCACCGTCCACCCCGACATGTGGCTCGACGCCGCCGACGACCCGCGGGAGTCCGACGGTCCCGGCGCCGAGGGGGAGCGGGCCACGCTCGAGGACTACCTGCGCAGCTACCGGCTCACCCTGCGCCTCAAGTGCGACGGCCTCGACCCCGCCCAGCTCGCCACCCGCTCGGTGCCGCCCTCGACCATGTCGCTGCTCGGCCTGGTCCGCCACCTCGCCGAGGTCGAGCGCGACTGGCGCAACTGGATCACCACCGGCGAGCCCGAGCCCGGCCTGTACGGCGAGCCCGACGGCGACTTCCTCGGTGCCGCGGGCGAATCCTCGCTCGTCGAGTCCGCTTGGGCCGACCTCGGTCGTGAGCAGGCTGCGACCGACGCGGTCCTCGCGCCGGTCGAGGACCTGTCGACGACGCTGGGGCGCTCCCGGGTCGTCGTACGGGACCTGATGGTGCACCGGATCGAGGAGTATGCGCGCCACTGCGGCCACGCGGACCTGCTGCGGGAGTGTGTCGACGGGCGGGTGGGTCAGTAG
- a CDS encoding VOC family protein yields MTTPGSPAATVGVRYLVDDVDAAIAFYTTHLGFTLNMSAAPAFADVSRGPLRLLLSGAASSGARATPDDIAAAPGRNRIHLVVADIEDEIARLGAGGVDFVSGLVSGPGGSQVLLADPSGNLVELFQPRT; encoded by the coding sequence ATGACGACTCCTGGCTCCCCTGCCGCGACCGTCGGCGTCCGCTACCTCGTCGACGACGTGGACGCGGCGATCGCGTTCTACACGACGCACCTGGGCTTCACGCTCAACATGAGCGCCGCGCCGGCGTTCGCCGACGTGAGCCGCGGGCCGCTGAGGTTGCTGCTGTCCGGCGCCGCCAGCTCGGGCGCTCGTGCGACGCCGGACGACATCGCAGCGGCCCCGGGTCGCAACCGGATCCATCTCGTCGTCGCTGACATCGAGGACGAGATCGCCCGGCTCGGTGCCGGCGGTGTCGATTTCGTCAGCGGCCTCGTGAGCGGACCGGGTGGCAGCCAGGTCCTGCTGGCGGATCCCTCGGGCAACCTCGTGGAGCTGTTCCAGCCCAGGACCTGA